CAGTTCAAAACCCTTTTTATGGCCAAGGATTACAAAAATAAAGGTAAATCAGGGGCTATTAATACTGATTATCCTGATACGAAGGTTTATACTGCCTTCTCTTAGAGGGTGTCTTAAAATTAAATTTTAGTCTATGATCAGGATAAGACTTAAGCATTTGAATTGAAAAACAGTAGTATTAAACCGTTAAATGCCTAAAATGTGATTTGAAGCCTGATGTCTAATGTTTTTGATTTTATACATCGGGCAAGTAAGTCTGATGTAACAGATTTACGGTTTAATTTGAAATTAGCAGTGTCCGCTATCCAAATATAGAAAAATGGTTTGAGCTTTAAGACAATCTCGTAGAGAATTTATTTCTTCCAGTAAGTAATACAAATTTTAAATACAATAACACTAAATATTATTAAAATTATGAAAAGTATTAAATACATGTTCGACATACATAGTTATGTCCAAAAGACCAAAAAACAGACACAACCCCAGAAACAGACACGCCTCCTAAATTTGTGTACGACCCATTGAACTCTGAGAACTCCTCACCTGTAAATGCGGGCAGGTGGGGAGTTTCAGATGTAACTCGTTTCCGATAGGTGTCCAAAAAAGAGGAGAAGAAATAATAAAAACTCTGAGCCTCTGCCTGATTAATTTTTTTCTGGTGCAATCTTTTCTTGTACGTCTGGTAAAAAACGTTAGTTTTTTTGGAATCAGTTTATATTTTTGAGTTCATGAAAAAGTCAGACCTTTTTGTTTGGGTCTACTGTAGTGAGTTTTGAGAATTTCACTCCTTTAAGGGCTATTATAGCCCCGGCAAGCTCCGTAATTTCCTGACCATTACCATCCAGAACTATCAGTTCAAAACCCTCTTCATGACCAAGGTAAAGGTGTACGGAATACCTTATCAGGTGAGAATAATGGTGCTGGATATCTGTCAGGGAATTTGAAAGCCCGCGTTTTGTGCGATCGTAAATAATTGCAATCGTCCCTACACGATGACCTTTAATATCACCCATCCATTCATAATAGGTAATATAACTCGTGATGGCATCTCTTATGGCTTCCGAACGTGAAGGATAACCTCTCTTTTTGATAATTTCATCAAATTCATCCAGGAGGGCATCAGGAAGGGAAACACCTATCCTCATCAATTCTGCTTCCATTGTATCACGTAGTAATAGTAAATTCATATATAATATAATAGTTTACTAAAAATTAGTAAAATTTATTTGCATTATAATACATTAGTAATTATTAGTAGTACTATATATGCTTAGCACTTAATAGCAAATATGCAAGAGTTAGAGATTATAAAAAACATTGCTGATCGATCTTTATGAAGATTAGTTCTCTCGGATCTGAAAAGATCTTCTATTCATCATTAGATACGCAATTATCATTACAATTTACACTTCAATTCAAGCACAATATTCTGGAACCTGAAAAATGGAATAGCATCTAATCAAAGGTCATATTGGCAATTCAAATCTGCAAAATGCTCTTTAATCACAACGAATTGATACAGATGCGTCAGTTTCTGGTTTTTAGAGTCACAAAAAATTGAAATCGATCAAGATTATTGATGGATTAAGCCTAACATGAGCATTTATAACATATTTCCTTAGAGAGTGTATTTTCCTTCTGGGCAGTAATACAAATTTTAAATATAATAACATTAAATATCAGATAAATTAACAAAAATATTAAATACTTGTTCAACATACTTATGTCTACCGAAAGACATCAAAACCGACGCGCCTCCTAAATCGTGTACGGCATACAACTCCGGGAATTCCTCACCTGTAAGGCAGGCAGGTGAGGAGTTTGGAGTGCAGGCACAGATCAAGAAAAAGTCTGATCCTCTTTTCAACAAATATTTCTCATAAATCTTTTCTTCATATATGCAACAAGACGATAAGGAAAGTCTGTCGTGATATTCTAGAAAATGATATCTGCCAAATGCAGAGAATGATCAAAATTAAATCTGAATAATCAAGACTAACTTCACCCATTTTTCAAATTTGATTTTATTAAGGCTCCAAAACATTGATTCATATCTCCGATGGAAAAATCAGATATTCCATTCAAGTCAGATATCCTATTCAAGTCAGATATTTCATTTGAATTCACAATTATGATCTTCGAGAATTTTACCCCTTTGAGAGCCGTCATAGATTTAGCAAGCTCTACCATTTCTTTGCCGTCCCCCTCCAGAACAACTACTTCAAAACAATCTTCATGACCGAGGTGAACATGCACAGAAGATCTTATCAGGTAAGAATAGTGATGCTGGATATCTGCCAGGGTATTTGAAAGCCCACGCTTTGTGTGGTCATAAGTAAATGCAATTGTTCCTACACAATGGCCTTGAATATCATTCATCAATTCGTAACTGGAAATATAACTCCGGATAGCATCTCTTATACCTTCTGAGCGGGAAGAATATCCTCTTTTTTCGATAGCCTCATCAAATTTACCAAGAAGTGTATCCGGAAGGGAAATTCCTATTCTCATAAGTTCTGTTTCCATTATATTATCCACCAGGTGTTCTCAAATACAGGTTGAGGATATTACTTTAGTTATTGTATGTAATACTATATACATTTTTTTACGTAGTACCTAATGATAGAAAAGTCTGGTGCAGGAAAAATAACCAGTTATAACTGATTAACGATTAAAGTAATGTCAGAATAATTTCTCAAATATGTATTTTTGAAAAGATCTTCAGTATAAGATTTAATTTTCTCATGTAGTGACAAGGAATATCGAGAGTTCCGTCACTGCCATTCCGTCCCCCAATACAACATATCCTGAAAATTTATAGAAAGAAGATACGAAACTTTACTAAAAGTCACCTTGGTGATTTCGAATCCGCGTAAAAACTTAGTATAATAACCGATATGGATATGATCAGAGCCTTGATTGAAAGTTAAATGAAAATTGGAGTCAATTAAGGGAATCACTTTTGTTATGTTTAATATTAACAGTATATAATCTTTTCATAAAGAAGAAGGTTATTCCTTGATTATAATACGAATTTTAAATTTAATAACATTAGATCATATGAAATTAAAGAAAAGTATTAATAAAAGTTTATTGTACATACATATGCTTATACGAACAGACATAAAAATAGAAAATACCTCCCAAACCTATTAATCGAACTTGCAACTCTGGAATTCCTTACTGCAAGTGCAGGCAGGTTAGGAATCCCAGGTGCAAGGGAAAGATAAAAATGTTGGTTCTCTTCTCAATTGAAGTTTTACCATTTTCCATAAAATTCCTTATTTTTCAATAATATTTGATAGGAACATCTATTTCGTAAAAAAAATTGCTTAAGACAGTTTAAAATTAATTTAATGTAATATTATGTCAGTAATTTAATTAAAGAGATTTTTAATCACACTATAGGGAAAAAAGCCTTATTTGAATTTTAAACACATAATTAATATTTATAATTTTATGCGATTTGTAGAAAAAGATTATATTAAATGTTAATTTTTTAAACATATATAACATTAATTAGGTTCTCATTACTGGATTACATATTCAGCGGCATTTAACGGTGCTATTTTAAAGGCACTAAACGTAATTTTTTGACCAAATAAGTAATTATAGGCCATTTTTTTGCATTTAAAGCATTATTGTCAATTTTGGCAAAACCTCAATTAAATCTTTTTGATTTTTTAACGATTATTTGGAAAGTTATCAGTGTTTTAAGATTTTTAGGATCTGTCTCTGATAAGGAGATTAATCCTGAGGAGCAAACTTTGACCGCTATCAAATACGATAAGAGCAAGTTACTTGCTACCCTGACTAGTTTATGTTCAAGAATTGAAGGGCAGATCCCAGAAATAAACAGTTACTGTAAAGGATATTTCCAAGAATAAAAAGATGAAAATTAGACGAAGGGGATGAAAATTAGACGAATATGTGTTAGATAAAAATAAATAAGTCGAATAAATAAAAAGATTAATTTTCAAAAAAAGAAAGGAGGAAAACAGCCTTATTAGGCTGCTTCCGCCCAGAAGATTATCTTTCCTGTTTTAGTCCCAGTCTCTGCATAGTCAGACGGAACCTGTAGAGACACAGCCGCATTTTCCTGGCTGTTCTTTCCTATCACTTTCAAATATTTATCCCAAATCTGGGAGTCCAGTAACAGTCCATGGCTGAAGATCGTCTCTTCAGTAGAAGAATCGTCTACTTTAGCTGTAACATTTACGTCGCAGGTTCCTTTGTTTTTGATACTGAGATTCTGAGGCTCGCTGGTTTTTCCAGGTGACAGTTCCCCGAAATCGAGGGCTGAAGGGCAGACCTCAATGGAAACTACCGGAACAATCTTGACAGTGAGGGAAACCGTAGCAGAAGAGCCGTTGCCCTGGTTCCCTGAGGACTCCGTGACCGTAACATAATCCTCAAGAGCGTTATTTGTCTCGTCCGATTCGGTTATTGCATCTTCGGAATCCACATATACCGCAATACTGTAATCTCCAGACTCAACTGGTGTCCACCAAAAACTGACCTTTTCACTGCTACCTGATGCAAGACCTGATACGGTCTGAGTATCCACAACCGTGCCGTTTACTGAAAGAGTCATATTAAAGGCTCCCGCGTAGCCCACACCGGTGTTATTAATAGTGGCGCCGATGTTGCATGAGGTATTTGCAGTAATTTTGGACGGAGGAGTGAGGGCAGAAACGACAAGATCTGGATATTCCTCCTGAGTAGACGATCCGGTTACCGTAATATAATCGGTCTTCACCTCGGAATCGCTTCCATTTGCACCGGTAACCGTGAGGTTAACCGTATAGTTTCCAACTGTTGCATACGTATGTGAGGGATTCTGCTCAGTTGAATCCACAATGCCGTCATTGTTAAAGTCCCAGGCATAGGAAGAAACAGAACCTGTAGACTCATCCGTGAAATTGACAGTGAGAGGAGCAGTGCCAGAAGTCGGTATTGCTGTGAACGCAGCAACCGGAGCTTCAGGAACTAATTCGCTTACAACAATATACCCGACCTTTACCTCGGAATCACTTCCTGATGCATTTGTAACAGTAAG
The genomic region above belongs to Methanosarcina horonobensis HB-1 = JCM 15518 and contains:
- the nikR gene encoding nickel-responsive transcriptional regulator NikR yields the protein MEAELMRIGVSLPDALLDEFDEIIKKRGYPSRSEAIRDAITSYITYYEWMGDIKGHRVGTIAIIYDRTKRGLSNSLTDIQHHYSHLIRYSVHLYLGHEEGFELIVLDGNGQEITELAGAIIALKGVKFSKLTTVDPNKKV